One genomic window of Paenibacillus xylanilyticus includes the following:
- a CDS encoding helix-turn-helix transcriptional regulator, which translates to MPHPYHPLHAPHLQPQLHLPSHCFREFAPSRRLASHVAAYWTVDFLPVPGNPGNRVIPDGCVDIIVDLFASSSRQAAYVVGLTTQVEVLQFVKARSVWGIRLYSESARTILKAPISTLKTNRMFLEEFWGQEALDWVEKLLTAQSIPDRIEVVEQQLSQILAATESPAPTLVYQSLQYIYEVKGNLSVTELADKVNFSERHLRRAFELELGLSPKEMLGIVRFQSVLGELYSGDYSSLTDLALQHGYYDQSHFSSVFKRYYGLPLKQLTKLE; encoded by the coding sequence ATGCCCCATCCTTACCACCCCTTGCATGCTCCACATTTGCAGCCGCAGTTGCATCTCCCCTCACATTGCTTCCGGGAGTTTGCGCCGAGCCGTCGCCTAGCGTCGCATGTAGCAGCCTATTGGACGGTCGATTTTCTGCCGGTACCGGGAAATCCGGGGAATCGAGTCATCCCCGATGGTTGTGTCGATATTATAGTGGACCTGTTCGCTTCATCAAGCAGGCAAGCCGCTTATGTCGTTGGACTAACGACGCAAGTCGAGGTTTTGCAATTTGTTAAAGCTCGCTCGGTATGGGGCATCCGGTTGTATTCGGAGTCGGCCCGCACGATCCTGAAGGCTCCAATATCGACATTAAAGACAAATCGTATGTTTTTGGAGGAGTTCTGGGGGCAAGAGGCTCTAGATTGGGTAGAAAAGTTGCTGACTGCCCAATCGATACCAGACAGGATCGAAGTCGTCGAGCAGCAATTGAGCCAAATACTGGCTGCGACCGAGTCGCCTGCTCCCACTTTGGTCTATCAGAGCTTACAGTATATATACGAGGTCAAAGGTAATCTTTCCGTAACGGAATTAGCGGATAAAGTGAACTTCAGCGAGAGGCATCTAAGAAGAGCCTTTGAACTGGAACTTGGCCTCAGCCCGAAGGAGATGCTCGGCATCGTCCGCTTTCAAAGCGTGCTGGGGGAATTGTACAGCGGAGACTATTCCAGTTTAACTGATTTGGCGCTTCAACACGGGTACTACGATCAGTCGCACTTCTCGAGCGTTTTCAAGCGATATTACGGACTTCCACTTAAACAGCTGACCAAGCTGGAGTGA
- a CDS encoding TetR/AcrR family transcriptional regulator, translating to MSVTKQDIIYSASKMFKEKGYLATSIQEIAQDCSIAKGTVYKFFPSKEDLLCVVFDQCQLAYFDQAERLKDIGTGSPQERLVDQIIFRFQYFMEYRHIMVDFIELPITQYETFRKLRNHVRERMMEWHRSWLVEVYGHRIEPYLWDLIFIYRAILKDYLQRVISEENLLSVEDTAWFIVDKIDALVNHMSKSGSNGLLGKSAYETFIHSGSNNWDGEKERITEELLGRVIAIIEAWKGGAERRKELQEIVQLLNSEIDQTESKRSVIQALCAYLEQEKELRSTVIQLKQTLLS from the coding sequence ATGAGCGTAACGAAGCAAGATATCATTTATTCGGCTTCTAAGATGTTTAAAGAAAAAGGTTATCTGGCAACATCCATTCAGGAAATAGCCCAGGACTGTTCCATAGCAAAGGGCACCGTGTACAAATTTTTCCCTTCTAAAGAGGATTTGTTGTGCGTGGTTTTCGACCAATGCCAATTGGCCTATTTTGATCAGGCTGAACGTTTGAAAGATATCGGAACGGGAAGCCCTCAGGAGCGACTTGTGGATCAGATCATATTTCGTTTTCAGTATTTCATGGAATATCGTCATATTATGGTGGATTTCATTGAACTACCGATTACGCAATACGAAACTTTTCGCAAATTGAGGAACCACGTTCGTGAGCGAATGATGGAGTGGCACAGATCATGGCTTGTAGAAGTCTATGGTCATAGAATCGAACCGTATCTCTGGGATTTGATCTTTATTTACCGGGCAATTCTAAAAGATTATCTGCAGCGCGTCATCTCCGAAGAGAATCTATTGTCCGTTGAGGATACAGCTTGGTTTATCGTTGATAAGATAGATGCGCTAGTCAACCACATGTCCAAGTCAGGTTCGAACGGACTGCTTGGGAAAAGCGCATATGAAACATTTATTCATTCAGGCTCAAACAACTGGGATGGTGAAAAAGAACGGATTACCGAAGAGTTGCTCGGCAGAGTGATTGCTATCATTGAAGCATGGAAGGGTGGGGCAGAGCGCCGTAAAGAATTGCAAGAGATTGTTCAATTGTTGAATAGCGAGATTGATCAGACTGAGTCAAAGAGGTCGGTTATTCAAGCGCTCTGCGCTTATTTGGAACAAGAGAAAGAACTAAGAAGTACAGTTATTCAGTTAAAGCAAACCCTCCTTTCGTAG
- a CDS encoding isochorismatase family protein, giving the protein MNEHLYQFSKTALIVIDLQKWIGNQYAPHSAEQVVERASAMVQTFREAGAFVGLVRVSSKDFKDMPRPLLDQEPPAIKLVPGWDEIVPEIGVTANDHLITKRQWGAFYGTDLDQQLRRRGITTIVLCGIASGIGVDTTAREAFAHGYQIIFAIDAMTGFSEAEHEHVSKVIFPRIGRIRTTEEILACAALQS; this is encoded by the coding sequence ATGAATGAGCATTTATATCAATTTTCTAAAACAGCCTTAATCGTAATCGACTTACAGAAATGGATCGGAAACCAATACGCCCCTCATTCGGCAGAACAAGTTGTCGAACGTGCCTCTGCCATGGTTCAAACTTTCCGTGAGGCAGGTGCTTTCGTTGGACTCGTACGCGTTTCTTCGAAAGATTTCAAAGACATGCCTCGTCCCCTGCTGGATCAAGAACCTCCAGCGATCAAACTGGTGCCTGGTTGGGATGAAATTGTGCCTGAAATTGGAGTCACTGCTAACGACCATCTAATTACTAAGCGTCAGTGGGGTGCATTTTACGGGACGGATCTGGATCAACAATTGCGCCGGAGAGGCATTACTACGATCGTACTCTGCGGAATTGCTTCAGGGATCGGAGTTGATACAACGGCGCGAGAAGCATTTGCTCATGGGTACCAGATAATTTTTGCGATCGACGCCATGACTGGATTCAGCGAGGCAGAACATGAGCACGTTAGCAAAGTCATCTTCCCACGTATCGGCCGAATCCGCACGACCGAAGAGATTCTCGCTTGTGCAGCACTTCAATCATAG